A region of uncultured Desulfobacter sp. DNA encodes the following proteins:
- a CDS encoding AraC family transcriptional regulator — protein sequence MQQAEKRDAGTSNTFRINYNSADDLACKDPVELSKSLVPGQKTGPEMFSITPVRQGFCMYAARIDPKHLAEYEFEIEHAPLQFGYCLSGSTHTVYTGKKKSTGAQFTNQAGTNSICRMSGTSGVSRLLGQETFNSIAIQIDAALLARYLDVDLKNIFEPCRRILQGESPICGLPMTGAMLNTAHQVFACDLSGSSRQLFMEAKAVELLSLQIDLLTRTPGVSPDRPLMPEEEESIRNAARILIRDMQAPPTISILARKAGLNEFKLKKGFKQVFGTTILQYLQHHRMACARDMIINQGANVSQAADFVGYINIGHFIACYKRQFGTTPGNHKCGHRDS from the coding sequence ATGCAGCAGGCGGAAAAACGGGATGCCGGAACGTCAAACACCTTTCGGATAAATTATAATTCCGCTGATGACCTGGCCTGCAAAGATCCGGTTGAACTTTCCAAGTCACTGGTACCGGGACAAAAGACCGGGCCGGAGATGTTTTCCATCACGCCGGTCCGTCAAGGCTTTTGCATGTATGCCGCCCGGATAGATCCTAAGCATTTGGCTGAATATGAGTTTGAAATAGAACACGCGCCACTGCAGTTCGGGTACTGCCTGAGCGGCAGCACCCATACGGTCTATACCGGGAAAAAGAAAAGCACCGGTGCACAGTTTACCAACCAGGCCGGTACCAATTCCATCTGCCGCATGTCCGGCACCTCAGGCGTCAGCCGCCTGCTGGGTCAAGAGACCTTCAACAGCATTGCCATCCAGATCGATGCCGCACTTTTAGCCCGCTATCTTGACGTTGATCTGAAAAACATTTTTGAACCGTGCCGCAGGATTCTGCAAGGTGAAAGTCCCATCTGCGGCCTTCCCATGACAGGCGCCATGCTCAATACGGCACACCAGGTGTTTGCCTGTGATCTTTCCGGATCATCCCGGCAGCTGTTCATGGAGGCCAAAGCTGTTGAGCTGCTCTCCCTGCAAATTGATCTGCTCACCCGCACACCAGGTGTCAGCCCGGACAGGCCCCTGATGCCTGAAGAGGAGGAGAGTATCCGTAATGCCGCCCGGATTTTGATCCGGGATATGCAGGCCCCGCCCACCATATCGATTCTTGCCCGCAAAGCCGGACTGAATGAATTCAAGCTTAAAAAAGGGTTTAAGCAGGTGTTCGGCACCACGATTTTACAATATCTTCAGCACCACCGCATGGCCTGTGCCCGGGATATGATCATCAACCAGGGAGCCAATGTCAGCCAGGCCGCTGATTTTGTGGGCTACATCAATATCGGCCATTTCATTGCCTGTTACAAAAGGCAGTTCGGCACCACTCCCGGCAACCATAAATGCGGCCACAGGGATTCCTGA
- a CDS encoding AraC family transcriptional regulator codes for MISMDVKTIIKGDFSKCGEQLQSIEVSPGYGAGFLTRLVSFQSGIAVIIQNFFLHGAGKIRLFPVKQMPPLIGFFIDLSGIDHFSYARPRIPLGAGFSSIDLPEHDPVLFVDVTANIPVQTVSVFMAPAVFTRLTGKSSNELTASLDYLDTGIKKQKTLMRLKNIDFAQKICGYQAVTSFMQNPAETLFLEAKALELVALQLKQLAYLTGNTPEQQVVEHRAEKIAFACEILRKEMAEPPRVLDLARRVGLNHNHLTQGFKEMFGLSPFEYLRVIRLETARELIASRECSVSEAAYNVGYASLSHFTKTFRKEYGINPKACGAPSN; via the coding sequence ATGATTTCAATGGATGTAAAAACAATAATCAAAGGCGATTTTTCCAAATGTGGCGAACAACTTCAGTCTATTGAAGTCAGCCCCGGCTATGGCGCAGGTTTCCTGACCCGGCTTGTTTCCTTTCAAAGCGGCATCGCTGTAATCATTCAAAATTTTTTTCTGCACGGGGCCGGGAAAATTCGACTGTTTCCGGTAAAACAAATGCCGCCGCTTATTGGTTTTTTCATTGATTTGTCAGGCATTGATCATTTTTCCTATGCCAGGCCCAGGATTCCTTTAGGGGCTGGATTTTCCTCCATTGATCTGCCTGAACACGACCCTGTACTTTTTGTGGATGTAACTGCCAATATCCCTGTCCAAACGGTCAGTGTATTCATGGCACCTGCTGTTTTTACAAGGTTGACGGGAAAAAGCAGCAACGAACTGACGGCGTCGCTGGATTATCTTGATACAGGTATCAAAAAACAAAAAACACTGATGCGATTAAAAAATATCGATTTTGCCCAGAAAATATGCGGGTATCAAGCGGTGACCTCTTTTATGCAAAATCCCGCTGAAACCCTTTTTCTGGAAGCCAAGGCCCTTGAACTGGTCGCATTGCAACTTAAACAGCTGGCCTATTTGACAGGCAACACACCTGAACAGCAGGTCGTTGAACACCGTGCGGAAAAAATTGCCTTTGCCTGTGAGATTTTACGAAAAGAGATGGCGGAACCACCCAGGGTGCTGGATCTTGCCCGCAGGGTAGGGCTCAACCATAACCACCTGACCCAGGGATTCAAAGAGATGTTTGGCCTGTCTCCCTTCGAGTACCTGCGGGTCATACGCCTTGAAACGGCGCGGGAACTGATCGCAAGCCGTGAATGCAGCGTATCGGAAGCGGCTTACAATGTAGGCTACGCAAGCTTAAGCCACTTCACTAAGACCTTTCGCAAAGAGTACGGGATAAATCCTAAGGCATGTGGGGCACCATCAAATTGA